Proteins encoded together in one Bacteroides ovatus window:
- a CDS encoding SusC/RagA family TonB-linked outer membrane protein produces the protein MKLISIRKMKKRINVPANVKMGRICAIWLFCIALQAISIPILAQSAKITLRLKNVTVEEVLTSIENQTEYRFLYNKDIVDVSRIVSISVKNELMTLVLDRLFKGEGVSYTIEKRQIVLNKVSSRAQDNKQPVKVTGKVVDESGEALPGVTVMIEGATQGTITGIDGNYQLQVPEGSTLKFTSIGYTTYTQKITRPMTLNVTMKEDSKQLDEVVVVGYGTTTRKNLTTSIATVKTEKISRAATSNMSQMLLGRAAGLEATLTSPQPGGAVDLSIRGAGTPIFIVDGVMMPSTSLEVGNGNQVMPNSINRSGLAGLNPADIESIEVLKDASASIYGIGAANGVVLITTKKGTETRPQITYEGNYSIVKNYPYLEPLSGEEYMNVANIFNKENYLFTNGMYPYGDKPFDNKWVPQFSPQQIAAAQTTDWLDCVLKDGSINNHNITITGGSKLLKYYLSGNYYKQEGTVENSAMERYALRTNISSQLLPFLKLTAIVNVNENEYTNSTSGGGGGGNGYDAIQSALTYPSYLPIRGEDGKPTLYSNYPNPAEMIKVSDRTKTSGYYLNFAADVDIIKDMLSFRLMYGINKENANRNLYVPSDIYFMDMYKSRGHLGYVERRNQTMEGTLTFKKQFGDLLRVDAVVGMGRYTNDSNGLELDYEQINDHIAADKVEAAEGAFYPTSFRAADERRSQFARASVDVLDRYVVAATIRRDGTDKFFPGKKYAYFPSVSLAWKLSNEPFMKHISWIDQLKIRGSYGQTGNDNLGSSLYGTFSLAAQYIKFSNNSVTYVPYLLSGPDYPNVTWEKTTMKNIGVDFSVLKDRIWGSFDMFRNDVTNLLGYDSASPLSMTSSVPMNYGHYVRYGWDATINSLNFEIPRVFKWTSQLTLSHHNAVWKERMPNYYYEEYRIRKNEPVNAYYYYETEGVINIDKSNMPESQKSLPVDAQQPGYPIIKDANGDNKITIDDVKMRNTLPKIHIGFGNTFVYKDFDLDVFMYGQFGRTRYNYAYRWALVGDVYYTSPKNSNKYVYTIWNSQTNQNGNRRGIASTKAVALPGNVGFEEDYQNASFVRIRNITLGYNLSGKKLGRVGDYVSSIRVFIDCQNPFTFTKFVGVDPEIKTGGDGSKAEYPMTRTYSFGAKICF, from the coding sequence ATGAAACTTATTTCAATTAGAAAAATGAAAAAGAGAATTAATGTACCTGCGAATGTAAAAATGGGGAGAATCTGTGCTATATGGTTGTTTTGTATAGCTTTGCAAGCTATCAGTATACCTATCCTGGCACAATCCGCCAAAATTACATTGCGACTGAAAAATGTGACTGTAGAGGAGGTCTTGACTAGTATCGAAAATCAGACAGAATATCGTTTCTTATACAACAAAGATATTGTTGATGTAAGCCGTATCGTAAGTATTTCTGTGAAAAATGAATTGATGACTCTGGTACTGGATAGACTTTTTAAAGGCGAAGGAGTATCTTATACGATTGAAAAACGTCAGATTGTATTAAACAAAGTTTCATCTCGGGCACAGGATAACAAACAGCCGGTCAAGGTGACAGGCAAAGTAGTGGATGAATCCGGCGAAGCTCTTCCGGGAGTGACTGTGATGATAGAAGGGGCTACTCAAGGAACGATTACCGGTATAGATGGCAATTACCAGTTGCAAGTTCCGGAAGGCTCGACACTGAAATTTACTTCAATAGGTTACACTACATATACGCAGAAAATTACCCGACCGATGACGTTGAATGTGACGATGAAAGAGGATTCAAAACAATTGGATGAAGTCGTTGTGGTAGGGTATGGAACGACCACCCGTAAGAATCTGACCACTTCCATTGCAACGGTAAAAACGGAAAAAATATCGCGAGCCGCAACAAGTAATATGTCACAGATGTTGCTTGGGCGGGCTGCCGGACTGGAAGCTACGTTGACAAGCCCGCAACCGGGTGGAGCAGTTGACCTTTCAATTCGTGGGGCAGGTACTCCTATCTTTATAGTGGATGGAGTAATGATGCCTTCCACTTCTTTAGAGGTTGGAAACGGAAATCAGGTTATGCCCAACTCTATCAATCGTTCGGGATTGGCCGGACTTAATCCTGCCGATATTGAATCTATCGAAGTGTTAAAGGATGCATCTGCCTCCATTTATGGAATTGGTGCAGCCAATGGGGTCGTATTGATCACTACAAAGAAAGGTACTGAAACTCGTCCCCAAATCACTTATGAAGGAAATTATTCTATCGTGAAAAACTATCCGTATCTGGAACCTTTGAGTGGGGAAGAATACATGAATGTTGCCAACATTTTCAATAAAGAAAACTATTTATTTACGAACGGTATGTATCCTTATGGTGATAAACCTTTTGATAATAAATGGGTACCTCAATTCTCACCTCAACAGATAGCTGCCGCTCAAACAACAGACTGGCTGGATTGTGTATTAAAGGATGGTAGCATCAATAATCATAATATCACAATTACGGGCGGTTCTAAACTGCTGAAATATTATCTGTCCGGAAATTACTACAAACAGGAAGGTACGGTAGAAAACTCCGCTATGGAACGTTATGCTCTTCGGACAAACATATCTTCACAATTGCTTCCATTTCTTAAGTTGACAGCAATTGTCAATGTAAATGAGAATGAATATACAAACTCAACTTCCGGTGGCGGTGGGGGTGGAAATGGGTATGATGCCATACAATCGGCTTTAACCTATCCTTCTTATTTACCGATCAGAGGTGAGGACGGAAAACCTACCTTATATTCAAATTACCCTAACCCGGCCGAAATGATAAAAGTTAGTGACCGGACTAAAACAAGCGGTTATTATCTAAATTTTGCTGCCGATGTGGATATAATCAAGGATATGTTGTCTTTCCGCTTGATGTATGGTATCAATAAGGAAAATGCTAACCGTAACTTGTATGTTCCTTCTGATATATATTTTATGGACATGTATAAATCAAGAGGGCATTTGGGATATGTTGAACGTAGAAACCAAACTATGGAAGGCACGTTGACTTTCAAAAAGCAGTTTGGAGATTTGTTACGTGTCGATGCCGTAGTCGGTATGGGAAGGTATACGAACGATTCAAATGGTCTTGAACTTGACTACGAACAGATTAACGATCACATTGCTGCTGATAAGGTGGAAGCTGCGGAAGGCGCTTTCTACCCGACTTCTTTCAGAGCAGCCGATGAACGTCGTTCTCAATTTGCCAGGGCAAGTGTGGATGTGCTCGACAGATATGTAGTTGCCGCTACTATTCGCCGCGATGGAACGGATAAGTTTTTCCCGGGAAAGAAATATGCCTATTTCCCTTCAGTATCATTGGCCTGGAAATTATCTAACGAGCCGTTTATGAAGCATATATCATGGATTGACCAGTTGAAGATTCGTGGTAGTTATGGACAGACAGGTAATGATAATCTGGGTAGTTCGCTTTATGGCACTTTCAGTCTGGCAGCCCAATATATCAAGTTTTCCAACAATTCAGTGACTTATGTACCCTATCTGCTTAGCGGTCCTGATTACCCGAATGTTACTTGGGAAAAGACTACCATGAAAAATATAGGTGTAGACTTTTCTGTTTTAAAAGATAGAATCTGGGGAAGTTTTGATATGTTCCGCAATGATGTAACCAACTTGCTGGGATATGACTCTGCCTCTCCGCTTAGTATGACATCTTCCGTCCCGATGAATTATGGACATTATGTACGTTACGGATGGGATGCGACTATTAACTCACTTAACTTTGAAATCCCCCGTGTGTTTAAGTGGACCTCACAATTGACCTTATCACATCATAATGCTGTTTGGAAAGAACGGATGCCCAATTATTATTATGAAGAATATCGAATCCGTAAGAACGAACCGGTGAATGCTTATTATTACTATGAAACGGAAGGCGTTATCAACATAGATAAAAGTAATATGCCCGAATCGCAAAAATCTTTGCCGGTAGATGCGCAACAGCCCGGTTATCCGATTATTAAGGATGCAAATGGGGATAATAAAATAACGATTGATGATGTAAAGATGCGGAATACACTTCCAAAAATTCACATAGGCTTTGGAAATACATTTGTATACAAAGATTTTGATCTGGATGTATTTATGTATGGACAATTCGGACGTACACGCTATAACTATGCATATCGTTGGGCACTTGTCGGAGATGTGTATTACACGAGTCCCAAGAATTCGAACAAATATGTATATACTATCTGGAATTCTCAAACCAATCAGAATGGAAACCGTCGTGGTATCGCTTCAACAAAGGCTGTCGCTTTGCCTGGTAACGTAGGTTTTGAGGAAGATTATCAGAATGCTTCGTTCGTACGTATCAGGAATATCACTTTAGGATACAACCTTTCAGGAAAGAAGCTGGGAAGAGTGGGTGATTATGTGAGTTCTATCAGAGTTTTTATCGACTGTCAGAATCCGTTTACTTTTACCAAGTTTGTAGGTGTCGATCCTGAAATAAAGACGGGGGGTGACGGCTCCAAAGCGGAGTATCCGATGACGAGAACATACTCCTTCGGAGCAAAAATATGTTTCTAA
- a CDS encoding RNA polymerase sigma-70 factor, translating into MPNIQQQTSDDRFLVIALKQDDKQAFTRLFHIYYKDLVLFGGTYIPEKSTCEDIVQNIFLKLWNDRKSLVIENSLKSYLLKAVRNYCLDELRHRRIIDEHIAYELKSDSIDIDTTENYILYSDLCRQLKNALEQLPPQEREVFEMSRLENIKYQEIANRLNISVRTVEVRISKALKQLRILLKDFYLLLFLFLFH; encoded by the coding sequence ATGCCGAATATCCAACAACAGACTTCCGACGACCGTTTTCTGGTAATAGCACTAAAACAGGATGATAAACAGGCTTTTACCCGACTATTCCATATTTATTATAAAGATTTGGTATTGTTTGGCGGTACTTACATCCCGGAGAAATCTACCTGTGAAGATATTGTGCAAAATATCTTTCTCAAACTATGGAATGACCGGAAATCATTGGTAATTGAGAACTCACTAAAATCATATTTACTGAAAGCGGTCAGAAATTACTGTCTGGACGAATTACGCCATCGCAGGATTATAGATGAACACATTGCTTACGAACTTAAATCGGATTCTATAGATATAGATACGACAGAAAACTACATACTGTATTCTGATTTATGCCGACAACTTAAAAATGCATTGGAACAATTACCTCCTCAAGAAAGAGAAGTGTTCGAGATGAGCCGATTAGAAAACATTAAATATCAGGAAATAGCCAATCGCCTGAATATCTCTGTCAGAACGGTAGAAGTACGTATCAGCAAAGCATTGAAGCAGCTCCGCATCTTATTAAAAGATTTTTATTTACTACTTTTTTTATTTCTTTTCCACTAA
- a CDS encoding FecR family protein: protein MINKDSDIEIIISRYLSKEATPEEIKVLDDWISATPENYRSFLSQKNVWEVSHPAFNPEEIDVNSAHRKVMEQILHPNQPVSVRPKLSFLHYWQQVAAILLLPLLILSAYLYFKPASQIAETYQELFTPYGTWSVVNLPDGSKVWLNAGSSLKYPTQFNDKQRVVSMQGEAYFEVESDKEHPFIVKTKQLTVEATGTAFNVNAYAPDHVAAVTLVKGKVAVTLDQKKTISLSPGEKIDYNLATSLYNVNKTNTYKWCSWKDGILIFRDDPLEYVFKRLGQTYNVEFILKDAELGKYSYKATFEGESLNEILRLLEMSAPIRCKEVSNRNSNNEKFEKQRIEVSRIVGK, encoded by the coding sequence ATGATAAATAAAGATTCAGACATAGAGATTATAATCTCCAGATATCTCTCGAAAGAGGCTACACCAGAAGAAATAAAGGTACTGGATGATTGGATATCGGCTACTCCCGAAAACTATAGGAGTTTTCTATCACAAAAGAATGTGTGGGAAGTCAGTCACCCGGCTTTTAATCCGGAAGAGATAGATGTGAACAGTGCGCACAGAAAAGTAATGGAGCAGATTCTCCATCCAAACCAGCCGGTTTCCGTTCGTCCTAAGTTGTCCTTCCTACACTATTGGCAGCAAGTGGCAGCTATCTTACTTCTTCCTTTACTGATATTATCTGCTTATCTTTATTTTAAACCCGCTTCTCAAATTGCAGAGACTTATCAGGAGCTATTCACTCCTTATGGCACTTGGTCGGTAGTTAATCTGCCTGACGGTTCTAAGGTTTGGCTAAATGCCGGAAGTTCTTTAAAGTATCCGACTCAATTCAATGATAAGCAAAGAGTTGTTTCAATGCAGGGTGAAGCCTATTTTGAAGTAGAATCCGATAAAGAGCATCCCTTCATCGTAAAAACAAAACAACTAACTGTAGAAGCTACCGGCACTGCATTCAATGTGAACGCATACGCTCCGGATCATGTAGCAGCAGTGACGTTAGTAAAAGGAAAGGTCGCAGTTACTCTTGACCAGAAAAAGACGATTTCCCTTTCACCGGGAGAGAAAATTGACTATAATCTAGCCACTTCTTTATATAACGTCAATAAGACCAACACTTATAAATGGTGCTCATGGAAAGATGGAATACTCATTTTTAGAGATGACCCGCTGGAATATGTATTCAAACGTTTGGGACAGACTTATAACGTGGAATTTATTCTGAAAGACGCCGAATTAGGAAAGTATTCCTATAAAGCGACTTTTGAAGGTGAATCTTTAAATGAGATTTTGCGCTTGCTTGAAATGAGTGCACCTATTCGCTGTAAAGAGGTTAGTAACCGCAACAGCAATAATGAGAAGTTTGAAAAGCAGCGTATAGAGGTGAGTAGGATTGTAGGGAAATAA
- a CDS encoding GH92 family glycosyl hydrolase, which translates to MRRKTPFMAATLAAGLFFYSSCTPAEKTDTKDYTQYVNTFIGGADNGHTFPGACYPFGMIQTSPVTGAVGWRYCSEYVYEDSLIWGFTQTHLNGTGCMDLGDILVMPVTGTRARAWDAYRSHFPKDKEAATPGYYTAELSDPQVKAELTASIHAALHRYTYHKADSASILIDLQHGPAWREEQYHSQVNSCEVNWEDAQTLTGHVNNTVWVNQDYFFVMKFNRPVVDSLYLPMGETEKGKRIIASFDMQPGDELMMKVALSTTSIDGAKKNLEAEIPAWDFEGVRTAAHNEWNNYLSRIEIEGTDDEKTNFYTCFYHALIQPNQISDVDGMYRNAADSIVKAGTGAFYSTFSLWDTYRAAHPFYTLVIPERVDGFVNSLIEQGEVQGFLPIWGLWGKENFCMIGNHGVSVIAEAYRKGFRGFDAERAFNIIKKTQTVSHPLKSDWEVYTKYGYFPTDLIKAESVSSTLESVYDDYAAADMARRMGKEEDAAYFAKRADYYKNLFDPETKFMRPRKADGTWKAPFNPSALAHSESVGGDYTEGNAWQYTWHVQHDVPGLIQLFGGEKPFLNKLDSLFTVKLEGESLADVTGLIGQYAHGNEPSHHVTYLYALAGRPERTQELVREIFDTQYKNKPDGLCGNDDCGQMSAWYMLSAMGFYPVDPVSAEYVFGAPQLPKMTLDLADGKTFTIIAENLSKEHKYVDSITLNGEPYTKKTISHEDIVKGGTLVYKMK; encoded by the coding sequence ATGAGAAGAAAAACCCCTTTTATGGCTGCAACTCTGGCAGCAGGCTTGTTTTTTTATTCTTCTTGTACTCCGGCTGAAAAGACGGATACAAAAGATTATACTCAATACGTTAATACCTTTATCGGTGGCGCAGACAACGGGCATACATTTCCCGGCGCATGTTATCCTTTCGGTATGATACAGACCAGTCCTGTGACGGGAGCAGTTGGTTGGCGCTACTGTTCTGAATATGTTTATGAGGATTCTCTGATTTGGGGATTTACTCAAACACATCTGAATGGAACGGGATGTATGGACTTAGGTGATATTTTGGTGATGCCGGTCACTGGCACACGTGCCCGTGCGTGGGATGCTTATCGTAGTCATTTCCCTAAAGATAAAGAAGCGGCTACTCCGGGATATTACACCGCAGAGCTCTCTGATCCACAGGTAAAAGCGGAACTGACTGCCTCTATCCATGCTGCCCTTCACCGCTATACTTATCACAAGGCTGATTCTGCCTCTATATTGATTGACTTGCAACATGGTCCTGCATGGAGAGAAGAACAATATCATTCACAAGTTAATAGTTGTGAAGTGAACTGGGAAGATGCTCAAACACTGACAGGGCATGTCAATAACACGGTATGGGTCAATCAGGATTATTTCTTTGTGATGAAATTCAATCGTCCGGTAGTCGATTCACTTTATCTTCCGATGGGCGAAACAGAAAAAGGAAAACGCATCATAGCCTCTTTTGACATGCAGCCGGGAGACGAGCTGATGATGAAAGTGGCTCTTTCCACCACCAGCATAGACGGGGCTAAAAAGAATCTGGAAGCAGAAATTCCTGCCTGGGATTTTGAAGGAGTGAGAACTGCCGCCCACAATGAATGGAATAACTATTTGAGCCGTATTGAAATAGAGGGTACCGATGATGAAAAGACAAATTTCTATACTTGTTTCTACCACGCATTGATTCAGCCTAATCAAATTTCGGACGTAGACGGTATGTATCGTAATGCTGCCGACTCTATAGTAAAGGCTGGAACGGGTGCTTTCTATTCTACGTTCTCTTTGTGGGATACTTACCGTGCCGCTCATCCGTTTTATACATTAGTGATTCCCGAACGTGTGGACGGTTTTGTGAATTCTCTCATCGAACAGGGTGAAGTGCAAGGCTTCCTGCCTATTTGGGGATTGTGGGGAAAAGAGAATTTCTGTATGATTGGTAATCACGGCGTATCAGTCATTGCCGAGGCTTATCGCAAAGGATTCCGTGGCTTTGACGCTGAACGTGCTTTCAATATAATAAAGAAGACGCAGACTGTATCTCATCCGTTGAAGTCTGATTGGGAGGTTTATACGAAATATGGTTATTTCCCGACAGATCTGATAAAAGCAGAATCTGTATCTTCCACTTTAGAATCTGTATATGATGATTATGCTGCTGCCGATATGGCACGTCGTATGGGTAAAGAGGAAGATGCCGCTTACTTCGCGAAACGTGCTGACTATTATAAGAATCTTTTCGATCCGGAGACGAAGTTCATGCGTCCGCGCAAAGCTGACGGAACTTGGAAAGCTCCGTTTAACCCAAGTGCGTTGGCACATTCTGAAAGTGTCGGTGGAGATTATACGGAAGGAAATGCATGGCAATATACTTGGCATGTACAACATGATGTTCCAGGATTAATCCAGTTGTTTGGGGGAGAAAAACCTTTCTTGAATAAATTAGACTCATTGTTTACGGTTAAGCTAGAAGGTGAAAGTTTAGCAGATGTTACTGGATTAATCGGGCAATATGCTCATGGAAATGAGCCAAGCCATCATGTGACTTATTTGTATGCACTGGCTGGTCGTCCGGAACGTACACAGGAATTGGTTCGTGAAATATTTGATACTCAATACAAAAACAAACCCGACGGACTTTGCGGAAATGATGATTGCGGACAGATGTCTGCCTGGTATATGCTTAGTGCGATGGGATTTTATCCGGTAGATCCGGTAAGTGCGGAATATGTATTCGGTGCTCCACAGTTGCCGAAGATGACCTTGGATCTGGCCGATGGCAAGACTTTCACGATTATTGCGGAGAATTTGTCGAAAGAACATAAATATGTAGATAGTATTACATTGAATGGCGAACCATATACGAAGAAAACAATCTCGCATGAGGATATTGTAAAAGGAGGAACGCTGGTATACAAGATGAAGTAA
- a CDS encoding histidine-type phosphatase: protein MKKLTSIFLLLLFVWTVQAQTAREEIRANRYLSANNYYAYPTPTAKQTAAPKGYEPFYISTYMRHGSRYLIDPNDYRFPKQTLLKADSLNKLTATGKNTLDIVLRMADMAEGRLGELTSVGARQHRGIAKRMYTNFPQIFADGTEVDARSTVVIRCILSMTSECLQLQAINPNLCIKNDASYHDMYYMNPPAKDLSKIASSDKVKKVQKDFEATHVRPERLMKTLFTDEAYVKANVDEARLMRRLFDLACNMQSHDTDMQLYSLFTDEECYDLWSCNNLYWYLTHACSPVTDGLMPYREADLLRNILDRADAALKEGKKQATLRFGHESCLLPLVALLELNHYGESYPDVEKLSEQWRAYDIFPMASNVQFVFFHKKGSNDVLVKVLLNEKETKLPVKTDVAPYYHWKDVESYYREKLDKYQHI, encoded by the coding sequence ATGAAAAAACTCACATCTATCTTTTTATTGCTCTTGTTTGTATGGACGGTACAAGCGCAAACTGCTCGTGAAGAGATCCGTGCAAACCGGTATTTATCCGCTAATAATTATTATGCATATCCCACGCCTACTGCCAAGCAGACAGCTGCTCCTAAGGGGTACGAACCTTTTTATATCAGTACATATATGCGTCATGGTTCACGGTATTTGATTGATCCGAATGATTATCGTTTCCCCAAGCAAACTTTATTAAAAGCCGATTCTTTAAACAAACTTACTGCAACAGGTAAAAACACACTGGATATTGTTTTGCGCATGGCTGATATGGCGGAAGGTCGTCTTGGTGAACTGACTTCGGTGGGAGCACGCCAACACAGAGGAATTGCAAAGCGTATGTATACTAATTTCCCACAAATATTTGCGGATGGAACAGAAGTGGATGCCCGTTCCACAGTTGTCATCCGGTGTATATTATCCATGACATCCGAGTGTCTCCAATTGCAGGCGATAAATCCTAATCTATGTATCAAGAATGATGCAAGTTACCATGATATGTATTACATGAATCCTCCTGCTAAGGATTTGAGTAAAATAGCTAGTTCCGATAAAGTGAAAAAGGTTCAGAAAGATTTTGAGGCTACCCATGTACGTCCGGAACGGTTGATGAAAACATTGTTTACAGACGAAGCGTATGTCAAAGCAAACGTTGATGAAGCGCGCCTGATGAGACGTCTTTTTGATTTGGCTTGTAATATGCAGAGTCATGATACAGATATGCAGCTATATTCTCTTTTCACGGATGAAGAGTGTTATGATCTATGGAGCTGTAACAACTTATATTGGTATCTGACACACGCTTGTTCTCCTGTAACGGATGGTTTGATGCCCTATCGGGAAGCCGACTTGTTACGTAATATTTTAGATAGGGCAGATGCTGCTTTGAAAGAAGGTAAAAAGCAGGCCACTTTAAGATTTGGCCATGAGTCTTGTCTGTTACCGTTGGTCGCTTTATTGGAACTGAATCATTATGGTGAATCTTACCCTGATGTAGAAAAGTTATCCGAACAATGGAGAGCGTATGATATTTTCCCGATGGCTAGTAACGTGCAATTCGTCTTTTTTCATAAAAAAGGAAGTAACGATGTATTGGTAAAAGTATTACTTAATGAAAAGGAAACTAAACTACCGGTGAAAACAGACGTAGCTCCTTATTACCACTGGAAAGATGTAGAAAGCTACTATCGTGAAAAATTAGATAAATATCAGCATATATAA
- the sppA gene encoding signal peptide peptidase SppA, translating into MKDFLKFTLATVTGIILSSIVLFIISMVTLFGIMSASDTETIVKKNSVMMLDLNGTLVERTQEDPLGILSQLLGDGSNTYGLDDILSSIQKAKENENIKGIYLQANSLGTSYASLQEIRNALLDFKESGKFVIAYADSYTQGLYYLSSAADKVLLNPKGMIEWRGIASAPLFYKDLLQKIGVEMQVFKVGTYKSAVEPFIATEMSPANREQVTTFITSIWGQVTEGVSTSRNISVDSLNVYADRMLMFYPAEESIKCGLADTLIYRNDVRNYLKKLVEINEDDNLPILGLGDMMNVRKNVPKDKSGNIVAVYYASGEITDYPSSATSEDGIVGSKVIRDLRKLKDNDDVKAVVLRVNSPGGSAFASEQIWHAVKELKTKKPVIVSMGDYAASGGYYISCVADTIVAEPTTLTGSIGIFGMIPNVKGLTDKIGLSYDVVKTNKYADFGNIMRPFNEDEKSLLQMMITEGYDTFVTRCAEGRHMTKEAIEKIAEGRVWTGETAKELGLVDELGGIDKALDIAVAKAGIEGYTVVSYPEKQDFLSSLLDTKPTNYVESQLLKSKLGEYYQQFGLLKNLQEQSMIQARIPFELNIK; encoded by the coding sequence ATGAAAGATTTCTTGAAATTTACACTTGCCACGGTGACAGGTATCATTTTGTCAAGTATTGTATTATTTATAATCAGCATGGTAACGTTGTTTGGCATCATGTCTGCTTCGGACACGGAAACAATCGTAAAAAAGAATTCTGTAATGATGCTCGACTTAAACGGAACGTTGGTTGAACGTACGCAAGAAGATCCGCTGGGTATTTTATCACAGTTGTTGGGTGACGGATCTAACACGTACGGACTGGACGATATTCTTTCTTCTATCCAGAAGGCTAAAGAAAACGAAAATATTAAAGGGATTTATCTACAGGCAAACTCATTAGGCACCTCCTATGCTTCTTTGCAGGAAATCCGCAACGCACTGCTCGACTTCAAAGAAAGTGGAAAATTCGTTATTGCTTATGCAGACTCCTATACGCAGGGACTTTATTATCTTTCCAGTGCAGCCGATAAGGTGTTGCTCAATCCCAAAGGAATGATTGAATGGCGGGGTATCGCCTCTGCTCCCCTGTTCTACAAAGATTTGCTGCAAAAAATAGGAGTTGAGATGCAGGTGTTCAAGGTAGGAACTTACAAATCTGCCGTAGAGCCGTTTATTGCTACGGAAATGAGTCCTGCCAACCGCGAACAGGTTACCACATTTATCACTTCTATCTGGGGGCAGGTTACGGAAGGGGTATCTACTTCACGCAATATTTCTGTAGACTCACTGAATGTTTATGCAGATCGCATGCTCATGTTCTATCCGGCAGAAGAGAGTATAAAATGCGGATTGGCTGATACACTGATTTATCGCAATGATGTGCGCAATTATCTTAAGAAATTGGTAGAGATCAATGAAGATGATAATCTTCCTATATTAGGATTGGGCGACATGATGAACGTAAGGAAAAATGTGCCGAAAGATAAAAGCGGTAATATCGTAGCTGTTTATTATGCATCCGGTGAGATTACAGACTATCCGAGCTCTGCAACTTCCGAAGACGGGATTGTCGGTTCGAAAGTCATTCGTGACCTGCGCAAATTGAAAGATAATGATGATGTGAAAGCTGTTGTACTCCGTGTCAACTCTCCAGGTGGAAGCGCTTTCGCCTCGGAACAAATCTGGCATGCTGTAAAAGAGCTGAAAACAAAGAAACCGGTCATTGTCTCTATGGGTGATTATGCTGCGTCAGGAGGTTACTACATCTCTTGCGTTGCCGATACGATTGTTGCAGAGCCTACTACCCTGACCGGTTCTATCGGAATCTTCGGTATGATTCCTAATGTGAAAGGATTGACTGACAAAATCGGCTTAAGTTATGATGTCGTAAAAACGAATAAATACGCTGATTTCGGAAATATCATGCGTCCGTTTAACGAGGATGAGAAATCATTGCTTCAAATGATGATAACTGAAGGATATGATACCTTTGTAACTCGTTGTGCCGAAGGACGTCACATGACGAAGGAAGCTATCGAGAAGATTGCCGAAGGCCGTGTATGGACTGGGGAAACTGCTAAAGAACTGGGATTAGTAGACGAATTAGGTGGCATTGACAAGGCACTGGATATTGCTGTTGCAAAAGCCGGTATCGAAGGCTATACCGTTGTGTCTTATCCTGAGAAACAAGATTTCCTGTCTTCCCTGCTTGATACGAAACCGACGAATTATGTAGAATCACAATTACTGAAAAGTAAATTAGGCGAGTACTACCAGCAATTCGGCTTACTGAAAAATCTGCAAGAACAATCCATGATTCAGGCACGTATTCCGTTCGAACTGAATATAAAATAA